The Silene latifolia isolate original U9 population chromosome Y, ASM4854445v1, whole genome shotgun sequence sequence ATTAGATTCAAATGAGCTTTGAATGTAAACGTTAGTTAAGGTAGTCTACAAGACAAAGGGTGAAAGGGTATTAAGAAATTGTAGTTTATTATATTGTAGTTTATCGACCGCCCTCATAGATTATTTTTCGTGTAGTTTCATAATTATTATTTcgtatttttttttccaaatttagTTCCTTTTACATTAATTGTGAATTAGTGAAGAGAATTTGTAAGTAAATACTAAATACGGTACAATACTAGCCCTATTTTGCTTATAACATAAATATATTTTTGTTGTCGTCGTTGACATTAGTCTTAAAACTAATCGAATGCTTTTAGTGAATTAGAAATTATAAATGTATTAAAACGCTTCGTTAAAAAAAAAGTCTAGGGCTCCTAGGGTTCCGTCTTAACTTCCTAGGGTTCCGTCTTTGCTTCTTCGATTTTCTCCTCCTCTCGAGGCTTTTTTCACGAGTGATCGTGGGAATTGTTTTCTGTTTCTGTGCGTTTCTTTGTGGTTTTGTTTCGTTTTGCAGGTGCCGAAGAATTTCTTTATGACGGGCCAACAACGGACAGGGAAGGAACCGATGGGGTTGGGGGAGGATACTTTCGTGTGGGATGATGATGGAGGAGCAAACGTGGGAAAGAACGATCTCCTTCTGGTTGGGAAACTTTGGTCGACTAGGGCTATTAACGTGAAGGCTGCCATAGCTATGATGATTAATCTCTGGATGCGAAGAAAAAAACTTTCATTTTTCGATTCGAAATGGAGAGAGACAAGGCTAGGGTTTTGGAGGGGCAACCTTGGCACTTCGATAAATTCCTGTGGTGCTTCAACGAACCCAACAACAATGGTAAGCTTACTGATGTCCCGCTCTTCCATTGTCCTATATGGGCACGTGTCTATGATCTCCCTTTAATGGGACGAACTAGTATGTCGAATGCCAAACGCCTTGGTGATATGCTGGGTTCTTTCATTGATGTAGAAGTCGGACCTCATGTGGAATTGGATAGGGCTATATGACTACGTATCTTGCACAATGTGCGTAAACCATTGAAAGCGGCTGTACCTATTCAAATGAAGGGGGGGAAGACTCTAAGCTTTGACGTCAAATACGATCGGCTCCCTATATTTTGTTACGGATGTGGTGTCATAGGTCATGGGGAGAAGGATTGTTATGACGGCCCTTACGATGATGAGGACTTGAAATTTGGAGAGTGATTGCGTGCGTCACCATGGAAAGTTGTGAAAACGGCAAAGGAGGGCCCAGGGAAAGCTGCGAGAGACTTGAGGGCTAGCTTCGATGCTGTGAAGGTGAAGGATACGGAGGATGCGGTCAATTCCATGATATCTAAGCTCCAGTCCATTGCCCTGGACCTACGTTTTAAAAAAACAAGGAAGGAAGGGCCAGTCAGTTCAGGGAGGGGGTGAAGGGGAGCTCACTGGTGCGGGGGTTGGTGAGTTGGCAGAATATACAGTTGACTCGGGTGTGGGTATGGAGGAAGGAGGTAGGGGAGATGTTGGTAGCTCAGGGGAGGCAGGGGTAATTGGAGGTGGCGTTGGTAAGGGTGGATACGGTCAGAGCAGGAAGTGGAAGAAACAGGCACGGGGGGAGGGGCATGGGATGGTGACACCTCCCATGCCGAGGGTGGTCTTGACTGATGGGGGAAAACGGAGTAGAGTTGACGAGGAGGAAGAGGGTGTTCACAAATGATCGCGAAGCTGCTTAGACAGGGGCGTCTTAATACCTGAggaggaggttgacgaagttcaaccccgccgggcccaatgaataCCCTAAGTATCAATTGTCGGGGCTTGAGCAACCCCGACTCGAGAAGTGCACTCCTGATCTTATACGGAGGGAGGCCCCGACCATGCTATTCCTATCTGAAACTAAATTGTGTGGTCGTGAAATGAGGAGGGTGCGGGATAATATGGAAGGTTATTTTGGGATTGATGTAGATAGCGTAGGACGTTCGGGTGGTTTGTCATTTTGGTGGAAGAAGGAGGTGGATTCTGTTTTTCAGTCATCATCAGTTCACCATATGGACTTCTTGGTTCGGGGTGCAGAGGGGGAGTGGAGGATTACTGGTAACTATGGGTGGCCGGCCGTTTCTGACCGACACCTTTCATGGGAGTTGTTGCGGATCCTGAGCAGGCAGTCGTCTCTTCCATGGGTGTGTATTGGCGACTTTAACGAAATTCTCTTCTCTACTGAGATGAAGGGGGGTAGCAGACCCTAGCGTCAGATGAATAATTTCCGAGCTGCAGTGGATGAGTGTGGCCTTCGAAATATGCCGTGGGAAGGATACAATTTTTCTTATGACAATGGGCAAGTAGGTGAGTGTAACAGACAGTCCATGCTCGTTAGAGCCTTTTTTACGATCCAGTGGTCTGACTTATTCCCTTACGCGAAGCTGTTTTATCTTAACGTGGAATGGTCGGATCATGCTCCTATCCGACTGGTTCTCAACCATAAAGTCCAGAGAGAGGTTAAGTCTCGGCCCTTCAAATTCGAACAAATTTGGGTGGTCTCGGAGGGTTGTGAGGAAGCCGTGGAACGAGGAGTTGAGAAGGGGAGAGGGGACTTGGTCACGGTGCTGAGGGAGTGTACTCGGGAACTGCAGGCGTGGAAGAAAACAAGTATTAGCCGGATAGGGCGAGATATTGATCGCAAGCGCAAACAATTGGAAAGGCTCAACGAAGGGGATAGGGATGAGGAGAGTGTGCGACGTAGAAGGAAGCTTGTGGCGGAAATCTCTGATTTGCGTAGGCAGGAAGAACAATATTGGCGACAACGGTCCAGAGCTCTTTGGTTGAGGGACGGGGACAAGAACACAAAATTCTTCCATATGCGGGCTGGGGAGCGTAAGAGGAAAAATTTTATAGCAAAGCTGATTGATGACGAGGGTGTTATCCGGATGGGAGATGAGAAGGTTGGGGTCGTGGCCAATAATTATTTTATAGAGCTTTTCTCGACGGCACACCCGACTAATGACGAGACCATTTTCCAGGGAATTGAGACGAGAGTGACGGGTAACATGAACGATATGCTGAAGCGCGAATATTGTGAAGATGAGATTATCGAGGCCCTCAACCAAATGCATCCTCTGAAGGCCCCGGGTCCAGACGGTATGAATGTTCTCTTTTATCAATCTTATTGGAACACGATTGGGTCAACGGTCATTGGGACGGTCCTAGCTGTTCTTCGCGGCGAGCTTTCCTCGAGGGATATCAATAAAACTAACATTGTTTTGATCAACCAAGTGCTTGCAATCTAGTTGTAAACTTGGGTAACCTCAAagcttgcaaaggcaagaattgcGAGGTCCCGTGTTCGAACCCACGGATGAGCAATGCATGCGGTTATCTCGGCGGCCCCAATTGGGGTGGTTTACATGGTCCAGGTGGTGACGCTGGATTGCCTGGGCTCGGGGGGATTAaacccctcgtcaccaaaaaaaaaaaaaacattgtttTGATCCCAAAGAAAAAAGCTTCGGATAAAATTCGTGACTTTCGGCtattagtgtaacacccccatattcagaggagccttaactaggccttccttagcatataagggcgttaccatctcggttgcccgaggaaagcagttaccaaacgtcaataaaagaactattaaattatattacaagtgattcaaaccaaaatacaatataaggtacaactcaaagactactcgctatgaccatcatatctcgtgaagactcatcctcgCCCGGACTCCGACTATCCACGacatcaacactgctaagaccgatcgctcaccataagggatcacgacggacacataacaaacaaacaaccaaacaaggtcgatgcgagataagacaagacaacgacaactacaatcaacaatacaaccgCCATTACCAACTCCAACCACAAATCACCACAGCCAATCAAGTCATCACACgatgtccactagaccagccaccacgcgtgggggaccgcagccgttcccacctaagccccgctcatcatacgagcgataaccccgtcccattaatgtgcacatccccttccgtggcgggttccacgaagggcgaaactaggcgtgaagtcactcccgcaagtgaccccactcaccgtagaacgcatctcgagaaccatcaccggtaatcacaatcacaaacacaaagaCAATCAATTACTCACAAACAATCGCAATACTAAcataacgaccgacacactagactatctacgaAACCgagtaggcaaacctacctttaagcgaccgcaaccaatccatgccgacgaCAACACATCCAAAGAACCAAGCAAcgcctattaccatcatgcaaatatctattactaacaatcaaaccctaactatagagacaaggacacggacgatgattgtgacatacctatagggagagacaaggcaaaagaccgctacccgactcaagagacgctcttctaaggcacaaggatcttcacaaaggcttccatggaggttttgaggtgaagggaaggaaaGAGGCGgcgaaggataggaggaaagtggcggaagtgatttgcggatttaacaaaacgcgatataaaaccctcgctgaaaaccaggcactcgatcgagtacccaacctactcgatcgagtgggcccctactcgatcgagtaccctagctactcgatcgagtagcctctactctatcgagtatcactcctaaaacgcaccccaagatggtcttggcacacttccctaaggttactcccgctccccaaggacagtcaacgctgatcaaaggatccctaaaagggcgggtattacagtcttccccccttaaaaagaacttcgtccccgaagttcaactcacctctcccgctcatGGCATGGAACCAACCCAGTCTCACCAATCTTCCCGATTAGGTCATCACCCCTTGTAAACACCattccccccccatgtcatcatcatcaccgtccacaaATAAACCTATCGACtcttgtcactatcatgcaagctttatcacggtcaaccgttattttatatacACCTAAAACATCCGACGCGTCGTGCGAATCGCCGCTCACGAACTCCCAACATACACTAATTACTGTCCAACCATccatctagaacatgtctcacatcaactttcatgtggtacaactaatgccaccatgttacttggcaacatgATTCAGATACAACCACACTCACTTTAAAGAACCAAAGAAAATAAGTCGTTacaattcaacaacaaattttttttttttttttttttaacacatgACACCCACCCGCCTTataaacaaccaccaacaatattataaacaagcaaaacactattcgaaaacaacctttttatttcgcgacattactcttcccctctaaaaaggaacttcgtccccgaagttcatcacCCAAATATCAACACGTATTACTTATTATGGGCATCAAAACATGAAAGAAAACCacattattatggacattactcactaattgTACCCTCGTTAAATTAAAATCATACACAcgccaccggaataactagtcaCTGATGATGACATATATATTAATATGGTATGCACAAATGTACGAGAAGCtacaactccgataaatagatcgtaaaGAGGcgtatacaaaataaaagtaacaagaaattattaccgccttactaattttgacaaatacgcttataaaacttcaatcatgacttgtaacatatgaaattaacggttcaaaggtgttactacgtactcacaactactttaaacattaaactcgtaattataaaacaattgaacatttttaattttcaaaaacctcctgtaacagtgctactcgatcgagtaggtagcggtactcgatcaagtgccattctactcgatcgagtgtctaggctactcgatcgagtggcctcagtCGAAACTTTTCCCTCGCCTCATCctgtagctactcgatagagtacggggtactctgtcgagtacctacaggccaattcTTCCTAAAACCTGTCACGAGTTAACACCCATGCGCATACTTGTCATATAAaatcgagtcgggacgactccccgacttcCAATATCCTGCAATCAGTTAGAATATcaaattcggccttatggccaatcatacagatccaactaagtctcaaaacaaaaggaaacaactaccaaggtctaacaacaatatcaccatctaacatcaactactatcaacaaataTAAGAACGAGGaatatcactcctcctgctgctgctgctccaacatcacctcatcatctccaccacccgAAGTACCAGCTCCTGATGtcccaatccccgcatccactcctgctcctgctcctcctgctcctgggcctgcgtaccatggagtcaagccgccgtaagggaaggactgaggtgtcccccacgtcgactgatccaccccgtaggcatggaaaacccccgagtagttcccaactccactccaccaaactggatgcggtccctctgtacctatcccctgagcgtacgccatctcgtgcatgttccggagtgtcaaggtggatgacactctctccgctaggtaactggatcgcgtctccggggtgtcgaggtaagggtagcatggaaaggactgctgctgctgcggtgctACTGGCTGTGGCCTAGACTCCGAGGCcttctccctcactcgacggggtcccctcacaactctgggtctctccaccctctggacttccgcattctcgcccttcgtcggctccggcatctcctggaggatggtgccatcaatgagataggtctgcagctggcggggtgtatcctcatcctcctcctcctcctcctcctcatcgtcccCATCCACAGTCACCACTGCCGGCTCTAAGGGCTCTGTggctgggaggtgctcaggagctggaatcttcatccaactcatgccatacactctccatgctaggctaccgtcggccaaggttctcaaccatttcaggtcgagatagtattcacgatccatggtaggcacaggggtaactagaggcacgtatgccgaagaggcctcaaaagaggttagcttttcagctaaccgagtggcaatagcaccacagctCAAGTAtcgagaaggagaagaagccatcaaggcaagagcagcacaaactatggaaggagcattgaagaccactttcttggcccgctccggattgaggtacgacatcaaaagtaaaacctcatggttattcaatttactgatatcttttcggtcatagaggaggttcgagagagaacggagaaagatcctcaaggtgaTGTGCTGAACGTCGTTAATCATCatattgctcgaggtgggagcttgtttcccagtcaagcaaggcattaggcggcagacgccgcactcagctggaatgtcagtgatggagtccttgggaggcttggccaacccaaggtgagaggcaaacaaatccatggtcaacagaaaactggtattcatcaatctaaactcaaccgtctgacccgctgggtcatagttaaaggaactcaggaactccaaggtaagaaaagggtaagtatgcttcctcagcctatacaaaccagtaaaacccaaggtctcgaatatatgacggacatccgtctctatttccaactcttctaacacaccggtgtctatacactttgtgggtctcatcttgcgtttttgtaaagctacaaaacgctctctttgcttaaagtcaacaaaaacaacagaagggtactcagaaactgcgggtactaccggtccactagcctcccccctctcaagtggatcaacccttccccgtttactctgacgggtcccaaggtttagtctcggcatctgctttagacatatgttcaaacaatttatataaacatgcaagcatatacttcatgtaatttgggTTCTATATACTTAGTAAGTTTACTAATTCATCAACCAGTTCCATATTTGAAGCACATAAATCATGTCACCAAACTTAGttgctcagctaggtacacaccaattttccaaccattctcagcatgtgaagcacatattTCACGTTGTTACTTTGAGTATGAAAATAAGTATACATGTTCATTAGCAGTTTCTACGATTTCAACATACAAGTTCATATTATTGCTACTCATAAGGCATAGTGGTGAAAGTAATTATCACGATGGCCGCATATGTTCAGCGAATTTGAATACCCTATCATGCTTCTAAGGGTTGTTCTAgtacattgctaattacatgttactaattcaagagaatgaataatttatgacaaatttatatcacccttcactattatgtaaaacaactcaatcaaaattttcagacggtctttacagctgtgagaaTTTCGGCATATATTCATCAATCATCGTTTCTATTAGCATATTGAAGTTCAATTCATGCTTATACTGTTAATTACAACACcaatttttcaattataaatcacgaatttccatttaaggcacttttaagacggagttttaaggcgactttctaagggtaaaatcatcaaaatctatcctccaacatgatataaaccgTAATTAAGGCTCAATTTTACTATCTAATCattataaaacaaccaaaaatcgatttcaatttggaaaccctagaaatttcgggttccactattgcaatttctaatctaatttacagcatatAATCACCAACAACCATGAAAAAGGAGGCatatgaatcatatttcaacaattaaaagcacctaATTGGCCATTATCATCGAAATTTCAGTTTGTTTTActatt is a genomic window containing:
- the LOC141630292 gene encoding uncharacterized protein LOC141630292 codes for the protein MNNFRAAVDECGLRNMPWEGYNFSYDNGQVGECNRQSMLVRAFFTIQWSDLFPYAKLFYLNVEWSDHAPIRLVLNHKVQREVKSRPFKFEQIWVVSEGCEEAVERGVEKGRGDLVTVLRECTRELQAWKKTSISRIGRDIDRKRKQLERLNEGDRDEESVRRRRKLVAEISDLRRQEEQYWRQRSRALWLRDGDKNTKFFHMRAGERKRKNFIAKLIDDEGVIRMGDEKVGVVANNYFIELFSTAHPTNDETIFQGIETRVTGNMNDMLKREYCEDEIIEALNQMHPLKAPGPDGMNVLFYQSYWNTIGSTVIGTVLAVLRGELSSRDINKTNIVLINQVLAI